A window from Mya arenaria isolate MELC-2E11 chromosome 9, ASM2691426v1 encodes these proteins:
- the LOC128246135 gene encoding uncharacterized protein LOC128246135 has product MATKRRSRSGYFAIECGDLLHLAFNASARLNNTMAKAACQEAGYGDLAIIDSQSEYDRVLDYFNSTYGPGYIPPDDFWINAYWVEIAPGNFTWYWEKCGENVLAAWAIWAAGEPDGIGTQLCSRITRGLVYRTIFCTNTFDALCEQPDPDFADRCSITKEPKKEEECLLFASCWWTPAKVGLTAGFFSLTLFLCVLCAGWNCICGNKNKVDYEEDIFDSDDEGEHPAPNMNNPGSHPPPRVHNIKRNYNIDEVPLPNLPAPTIRSVVLKRDDAPWLSPEELSFSNRHAYKE; this is encoded by the exons ATGGCAACGAAAAGGCGGTCCAGGTCCGGTTACTTTGCaa TTGAATGTGGTGACCTTCTACATCTGGCCTTCAATGCCAGTGCGCGCCTCAACAACACGATGGCCAAAGCAGCCTGCCAGGAGGCGGGTTATGGGGATTTAGCTATTATAGACTCACAGTCCGAGTATGACCGCGTGCTGGACTACTTTAATTCCACGTA CGGTCCTGGATACATCCCACCCGATGATTTCTGGATTAACGCCTACTGGGTCGAGATTGCGCCTGGCAACTTCACCTGGTACTGGGAAAAGTGCGGTGAAAACGTG CTTGCGGCCTGGGCTATTTGGGCTGCTGGCGAGCCGGACGGGATTGGGACGCAGCTTTGTAGTCGAATAACCAGGGGACTTGTCTACAGGACAATATTCTGTACAAACACATTCGACGCCCTCTGTGAACAACCGG aTCCAGATTTTGCTGATAGATGCTCTATAACAAAGGAG CCTAAAAAAGAGGAAGAATGCCTGTTATTTGCAAGTTGCTGGTGGACCCCCGCCAAGGTCGGTCTGACGGCCGGTTTCTTCAGCCTTACGCTGTTCCTGTGTGTCCTATGTGCGGGGTGGAACTGTATCTGTGGAAACAAAAACAAG gTAGATTATGAGGAAGATATATTTGATTCTGACGACGAGGGTGAGCATCCAGCCCCGAATATGAACAATCCAGGGTCCCATCCGCCCCCAAGGGTTCACAACATT AAACGTAATTACAACATAGATGAAGTTCCTCTTCCCAATCTGCCCGCCCCGACGATCCGATCCGTGGTTTTGAAGAGGGATGACGCTCCCTGGCTGTCACCGGAGGAACTCTCTTTCTCGAACAGACACGCTTACAAGGAGTAG